From the Rhodococcus sp. NBC_00297 genome, one window contains:
- a CDS encoding sugar phosphate isomerase/epimerase family protein, with protein sequence MTTPGRRHVPVGLSTASVYPQNTESAFRFAAELGFDGIELMVWAEPISQDVGAIKQLSRAYGVPVLALHAPCLLITQRVWGSDPVSKLVRSVHAAEALGASTVVVHPPFRWQRIYADGFPDQVAELESDNEGMVVAVENMFPMRADRLFGAGTGSVKRLEKRGGKPGIGFTAFAPSYDPTDVGHQHYTLDFSHTATSGLDAVALSERMGAGLKHLHLADGRGASVDEHLVPGDGTQPVAEVCQALVARGFDGQAVLEINTQNARTATERSAALERSLAFARQHL encoded by the coding sequence AGAACACCGAGTCCGCGTTCCGCTTCGCCGCGGAACTCGGCTTCGACGGGATCGAGCTCATGGTGTGGGCCGAGCCGATCAGCCAGGACGTCGGTGCGATCAAGCAGCTCAGCCGCGCGTACGGCGTTCCGGTTCTGGCGCTGCACGCACCGTGCCTGCTGATCACCCAGCGGGTGTGGGGTTCGGATCCGGTCTCGAAGCTGGTGCGCTCGGTCCACGCTGCCGAGGCGCTCGGCGCGTCCACCGTGGTGGTGCACCCGCCGTTCCGGTGGCAACGCATCTACGCCGACGGTTTTCCCGACCAGGTCGCCGAGCTCGAGTCCGACAACGAGGGCATGGTCGTCGCCGTCGAGAACATGTTCCCGATGCGTGCGGACCGGCTCTTCGGTGCGGGCACCGGCTCGGTGAAGCGGCTCGAGAAGCGCGGCGGGAAGCCCGGCATCGGGTTCACCGCGTTCGCGCCGTCCTACGACCCGACCGACGTGGGCCACCAGCACTACACGCTGGACTTCTCGCACACCGCGACGTCCGGGCTCGATGCCGTGGCGCTGTCCGAGCGCATGGGCGCCGGGCTCAAGCATCTGCATCTCGCGGACGGCCGCGGCGCCTCCGTCGACGAACACCTCGTGCCCGGCGACGGCACGCAGCCGGTCGCGGAGGTCTGCCAGGCGCTGGTCGCGCGAGGCTTCGACGGTCAGGCCGTGCTCGAGATCAACACCCAGAACGCGCGGACCGCCACCGAGCGGTCGGCCGCACTCGAACGATCGTTGGCGTTCGCCCGGCAGCACCTCTGA
- a CDS encoding MerR family transcriptional regulator, with amino-acid sequence MSELVERSGVPRPTIKFYLREGLLMPGVGAATVSEYTDEHLDRLRLIKALTGSSLPLGRIRTVLAALDEATGDVHPAMSRALGALPPYLDDAGHDGLDPGLAPRTSRILERLGHAAADLPTDSSAARQLDHSLAAADAAGVPLSDDDVVAYARAVRVIAEGEWARVLDHTEPRAAVRFAVLGTVLYEPVVTALRRLAHHDLAQQHFAPTGLPDRLTRPASGLPDRPHPTTDSSDQ; translated from the coding sequence ATGTCCGAGCTGGTCGAACGGTCCGGGGTCCCGCGACCCACGATCAAGTTCTACCTCCGCGAAGGGCTCCTCATGCCCGGGGTCGGCGCGGCGACGGTGTCCGAGTACACCGACGAGCACCTCGACCGCCTCCGGTTGATCAAGGCCCTGACCGGCTCCTCCCTTCCTCTCGGACGGATCAGGACGGTGCTCGCGGCCCTCGACGAGGCGACCGGCGACGTCCATCCCGCGATGAGCCGGGCACTCGGTGCGCTCCCGCCCTACCTCGACGACGCGGGGCACGACGGACTCGACCCGGGTCTGGCGCCGCGTACCTCGCGGATCCTGGAACGGCTCGGCCACGCCGCCGCCGATCTCCCGACCGACAGTTCTGCGGCTCGTCAGCTCGACCACTCGCTCGCCGCCGCCGACGCTGCGGGCGTTCCGCTCTCCGACGACGACGTCGTCGCATACGCCCGTGCCGTCCGCGTGATCGCGGAGGGGGAGTGGGCGCGGGTGCTCGACCACACAGAGCCACGCGCCGCCGTGCGCTTCGCCGTCCTCGGGACGGTGCTCTACGAACCGGTGGTCACCGCCCTGCGCCGCCTCGCGCACCACGATCTAGCCCAGCAGCACTTCGCCCCGACCGGCCTTCCCGACCGACTCACCCGGCCGGCCTCCGGCCTTCCCGACCGGCCCCACCCGACGACAGATTCGAGCGACCAGTGA
- a CDS encoding thioesterase family protein has translation MTDAPFRTLTTLDRTDTDLFEGSIDPTWTIGPKVHGGAMMSVCAAAATQRLALDDDPIELTPLAVSASYLAAPDPGPVTVETTVLKRGRRVVHVDAVLLQNGRPAVRSVVTLGTPDSGAPVHQEHESSLASVLDMAVEPPDSAARVAPGHPMADVVHVATGCDMRLDPTAAHFLTGAQGSAEIRMWVRPRPVDENDPVTAALFAIMAGDICPPVTMNRGLFGWAPTVQLTTYLRHTPAPGWLRVKSSSTVLGGSWFEEDHTIVDSTGAVVVQSRQLAMVPLAT, from the coding sequence GTGACCGACGCCCCGTTCCGCACCCTCACCACACTCGATCGCACCGACACGGATCTGTTCGAGGGCAGCATCGACCCGACGTGGACCATCGGCCCCAAGGTGCACGGCGGCGCCATGATGAGTGTCTGTGCCGCGGCCGCCACTCAGCGTCTCGCGCTGGACGACGACCCGATCGAGCTCACTCCGCTCGCAGTCAGCGCCAGCTACCTCGCGGCGCCCGATCCCGGCCCGGTGACGGTCGAGACGACGGTGCTCAAGCGTGGTCGGCGCGTGGTGCACGTCGACGCGGTGTTGCTGCAGAACGGTCGTCCCGCGGTGCGGAGCGTGGTCACGCTCGGCACGCCGGACAGCGGAGCGCCCGTGCACCAGGAGCACGAGTCGTCCCTGGCGTCGGTCCTCGACATGGCCGTCGAGCCGCCGGACTCGGCCGCTCGAGTGGCGCCCGGTCACCCGATGGCGGACGTCGTCCACGTCGCCACGGGCTGCGACATGCGTCTCGATCCCACCGCCGCGCACTTCCTGACCGGCGCGCAGGGGTCGGCGGAGATCCGCATGTGGGTCCGGCCGCGGCCCGTCGACGAGAACGATCCCGTCACCGCGGCGCTGTTCGCCATCATGGCCGGCGACATCTGCCCGCCCGTGACGATGAATCGCGGCCTCTTCGGCTGGGCTCCGACGGTCCAGCTCACGACGTACCTGCGCCACACCCCGGCACCCGGCTGGCTGCGCGTGAAGTCGTCGAGCACCGTGCTCGGCGGTTCCTGGTTCGAGGAGGACCACACCATCGTCGACTCCACCGGTGCCGTGGTGGTGCAGAGCCGACAGCTGGCCATGGTGCCGCTCGCGACCTGA
- the proC gene encoding pyrroline-5-carboxylate reductase — MTRIAVIGGGRIGEALIAGLIEGGLPTGNVVLAEKYPARADAVATQFGIRTTSVIDAIEGADVIVVAVKPDDVDSVITQMSKAELNGEREQIIVTMAAGVTASRYEPKLPAGIPIVRVMPNTPMLVGEAMSVLAPGRHARSEHIETVRKLLGTVGKTAVVSEDKIDAVTAVSGSGPAYFFLMAEAMIDAAVGLGLPRDTATTLVVQTMVGSAAMLDRSDESPQELRAGVTSPGGTTAAAIAQLERKGFRAALLDAIDAAKARGTALGSPVE; from the coding sequence ATGACGAGAATTGCGGTGATCGGCGGCGGCCGGATCGGTGAGGCGTTGATCGCGGGACTGATCGAGGGCGGGTTGCCCACCGGCAACGTGGTGCTGGCGGAGAAGTACCCGGCCCGCGCGGACGCGGTGGCCACCCAGTTCGGCATCCGGACCACCAGCGTGATCGACGCGATCGAGGGCGCCGACGTCATCGTCGTCGCGGTGAAGCCCGACGACGTCGACTCGGTGATCACCCAGATGTCCAAGGCGGAGCTCAACGGGGAGCGCGAGCAGATCATCGTCACGATGGCCGCCGGCGTCACCGCGTCGCGCTACGAGCCGAAACTGCCCGCGGGCATCCCGATCGTCCGCGTCATGCCCAACACCCCGATGTTGGTGGGCGAGGCGATGAGTGTGCTGGCCCCCGGCCGCCATGCCCGCTCGGAGCACATCGAGACAGTGCGCAAGCTGCTCGGCACCGTCGGGAAGACGGCCGTCGTGTCCGAGGACAAGATCGACGCGGTCACCGCCGTCTCCGGATCCGGACCCGCCTACTTCTTCCTCATGGCCGAGGCCATGATCGACGCCGCCGTGGGTCTCGGACTGCCTCGAGACACCGCCACGACACTGGTCGTCCAGACGATGGTGGGCTCCGCGGCGATGCTCGATCGCTCGGACGAGTCACCGCAGGAGCTCCGCGCCGGTGTGACGTCTCCCGGCGGCACCACGGCGGCGGCCATCGCCCAGCTGGAGCGAAAGGGCTTCCGAGCTGCGCTTCTCGACGCGATCGACGCCGCCAAGGCGCGGGGAACGGCTCTCGGTTCACCGGTCGAATAA
- a CDS encoding helix-turn-helix domain-containing protein, giving the protein MESVNKPSGSSKSSSHDGQPAVAGTQFLTVAEVASLMRVSKMTVYRLVHGGELPAVRVGRSFRVHAKAVHDYLETSYFDAG; this is encoded by the coding sequence ATGGAATCCGTCAACAAGCCGTCCGGGTCGAGCAAGAGCTCGTCCCACGACGGCCAACCGGCTGTGGCCGGAACCCAGTTCCTCACGGTGGCAGAAGTTGCCTCACTGATGAGGGTGTCCAAGATGACCGTGTACCGCCTGGTGCACGGTGGCGAACTGCCCGCCGTTCGTGTGGGCCGTTCGTTCCGAGTGCATGCGAAGGCGGTGCACGACTACCTGGAGACGTCCTACTTCGACGCAGGCTGA
- a CDS encoding 30S ribosomal protein bS22 codes for MGSVIKKRRKRMSKKKHRKLLRRTRVQRRKLGK; via the coding sequence ATGGGTTCAGTGATCAAGAAGCGTCGCAAGCGCATGTCGAAGAAGAAGCACCGCAAGCTGCTTCGCCGCACCCGCGTTCAGCGCAGGAAATTGGGTAAGTGA
- a CDS encoding NAD-dependent epimerase/dehydratase family protein — translation MSSDDTGRDAPRVVLVTGASRFLGGYLTMRLAQNPSIERVVAVDAVAPTKDMIRRMGRAEFVRADIRNPLIGKVIRSAGVDTVVHASLLSRPPSGGGRTVMKDLNVLGAMQLFAVCQKSPTVRHVVLRSSTAVYGCSAKDPAQFTEEMGARSRPQGGFARDAIETEGYARGLGRRRPDIDVSILRNAPMIGPRLNGSVSRYLTSPVTPSILGRDARMQLLHEEDALSALERATLAGPAGTFNIAADGIIMLSQAIRRAGRVELPVPMALFRTTGKAVMGSLMRDFSAEQLDYFNFGCGVDTTRMKNVLGFTPRWTTVQAFDDFVRGVALTPVIRRQWVDAIENRVIGLLGGATSGAHPSPVSLPAGAGR, via the coding sequence GTGAGCTCTGACGACACCGGGCGCGACGCTCCACGCGTCGTGCTCGTCACGGGAGCGAGCCGATTCCTGGGCGGATACCTCACCATGCGACTGGCGCAGAACCCGTCGATCGAGCGGGTCGTCGCCGTCGATGCCGTGGCACCAACCAAGGACATGATCCGGCGGATGGGTCGCGCCGAATTCGTGCGGGCGGACATCCGTAACCCGTTGATCGGCAAGGTCATCCGCAGCGCGGGCGTCGACACCGTCGTGCACGCGTCGCTGCTGTCCCGGCCGCCCAGCGGCGGTGGCCGCACGGTGATGAAGGACCTCAACGTGCTCGGGGCGATGCAGCTGTTCGCCGTCTGCCAGAAGTCGCCGACGGTGCGGCACGTGGTGCTGCGCTCGTCGACGGCGGTGTACGGCTGCAGTGCGAAGGATCCGGCGCAGTTCACCGAGGAGATGGGCGCGCGGTCACGTCCGCAGGGCGGCTTCGCCCGCGACGCCATCGAGACCGAGGGCTACGCCCGTGGGCTGGGCCGTCGTCGTCCGGACATCGACGTCAGCATCCTGCGCAACGCCCCCATGATCGGACCCCGGTTGAACGGATCCGTCTCGCGCTACCTCACCTCGCCGGTCACACCGTCGATCCTCGGTCGCGATGCGCGCATGCAGTTGCTGCACGAGGAGGACGCGCTCTCCGCACTCGAACGCGCCACGTTGGCCGGCCCCGCGGGCACCTTCAACATCGCGGCCGACGGCATCATCATGCTGTCGCAGGCCATCCGCCGAGCCGGCCGCGTGGAGCTGCCGGTGCCCATGGCCCTGTTCCGCACCACCGGCAAGGCGGTGATGGGATCGCTGATGCGCGACTTCTCGGCGGAGCAGCTCGACTACTTCAACTTCGGATGCGGGGTGGACACCACCCGGATGAAGAACGTCCTCGGATTCACCCCACGGTGGACCACCGTGCAGGCGTTCGACGACTTCGTGCGCGGAGTCGCGCTGACGCCGGTGATCCGGCGTCAATGGGTCGACGCGATCGAGAATCGTGTCATCGGACTGTTGGGCGGTGCGACCTCCGGGGCGCACCCGTCGCCCGTGTCGTTGCCGGCCGGAGCGGGAAGGTGA
- a CDS encoding lysophospholipid acyltransferase family protein, protein MTDVAKVIPLHGKSFDRLRQSTPDGGPRAGSDPADVRGRHPSSYASPSPSPSMMPSVEVPTPLVVPETAAPHATPDVGEFPSAVESVRRALVDRVAGGADFLRTRLSGDYEVDEFGYDPHFADSVWLPALRPLFEKWFRVEVRGIENVPAEGGALVVSNHAGVIPIDGLMASVAMRDHHPQHRALRMLAADLAFETPLVGSIARRAGHTLACQPDAERLLRGGEVVAVFPEGFKGIGKPFSERYKLQRFGRGGFVSAALRTQTPIIPCSIVGSEEIYPKIGDLTTLARVLGMPYFPVTPLFPHFGPLGLVPLPSKWYIEFGEPIETTSYEPSAADDPMELFEVTDRVRETIQQTLYRLLTRRRNVFLG, encoded by the coding sequence GTGACCGACGTGGCCAAAGTGATTCCGCTGCACGGTAAGTCGTTCGATCGCCTCCGGCAGTCCACGCCCGACGGTGGGCCACGCGCCGGCAGCGACCCGGCGGACGTCCGCGGTCGGCACCCCTCGTCCTATGCGTCCCCGTCGCCCTCGCCCTCCATGATGCCGAGTGTCGAGGTGCCGACGCCTCTGGTCGTGCCCGAGACGGCAGCACCGCATGCGACGCCGGACGTCGGCGAGTTCCCGTCGGCCGTCGAGTCGGTACGGCGTGCGCTCGTCGACCGTGTCGCCGGGGGAGCGGACTTCCTGCGGACGCGCCTGTCGGGCGACTACGAGGTCGACGAGTTCGGTTACGACCCCCACTTCGCCGATTCCGTCTGGCTTCCGGCGTTGCGACCGCTGTTCGAGAAGTGGTTCCGCGTCGAGGTGCGCGGGATCGAGAACGTGCCCGCCGAGGGCGGCGCTCTGGTGGTCTCGAACCACGCGGGTGTCATCCCGATCGACGGACTCATGGCCTCGGTCGCGATGCGGGATCACCACCCGCAGCACCGCGCGCTGCGCATGCTCGCCGCGGACCTCGCGTTCGAGACCCCGCTGGTCGGCAGCATCGCGCGCCGCGCCGGCCACACCCTGGCCTGCCAACCCGACGCCGAGCGACTGCTGCGTGGCGGCGAGGTCGTGGCGGTGTTCCCGGAGGGGTTCAAGGGCATCGGCAAGCCGTTCAGTGAGCGCTACAAGCTGCAGCGTTTCGGCCGCGGTGGCTTCGTCTCCGCCGCGCTGCGCACCCAGACGCCCATCATCCCGTGCTCGATCGTCGGGTCCGAGGAGATCTACCCGAAGATCGGTGACCTGACGACGCTCGCACGCGTCCTCGGCATGCCGTACTTCCCGGTCACGCCGCTGTTCCCGCACTTCGGTCCGCTGGGTCTCGTCCCGCTGCCGTCGAAGTGGTACATCGAGTTCGGCGAGCCCATCGAGACCACGTCCTACGAGCCGTCCGCCGCCGACGACCCGATGGAACTGTTCGAGGTCACCGACCGCGTGCGCGAGACGATCCAGCAGACGCTCTACCGGCTGCTGACCCGTCGCCGGAACGTCTTCCTCGGCTAG
- a CDS encoding phytoene desaturase family protein yields MRAVVIGAGVGGLATAARLAHRGVETVVLEQSHDLGGKLGIVRRDGFSFDTGPSLVTMPHVFDDLFAQTGGPSDLTFDRLPVACRYRFPDGTELDMPGRAEEIPAALDSALGAGAGAQWSRFSERAEQIWDATHEAFLESPIGPRELVSLSRRVGDLRTISPWSSLRDLGRQYLTDPRLAMMLDRYATYTGSDPRRAPAALATVPHVEQRWGSWHVPGGLHRIAEAIADRATSLGAEIRTGVTVTGVRVENGRTTGVDTTHGPVAADIVVANADAEQVYRSLVPATRRTALARRRLDATTASLSGFVILLALRDRDADTPHHRVLFPDDYDAEFDAVFGTRTRPAHPADAPTVYVSAPDDPALRPDDDTEAWFVLVNAARHGTGSSALVDWDAPELSEGYADRILDVMAARGVDVRERVLWREIISPADLMRRTMTPGGSIYGTSSNGATAAFLRPANRSPIPGLFLVGGSSHPGGGLPLVTLSAQIVDELIADVL; encoded by the coding sequence GTGAGAGCAGTCGTCATCGGTGCGGGTGTCGGCGGACTCGCCACCGCCGCCCGCCTGGCCCACCGCGGTGTCGAGACCGTCGTGCTCGAGCAGTCGCACGATCTGGGCGGGAAGCTCGGCATCGTCCGGCGGGACGGCTTCTCGTTCGACACCGGGCCGTCACTGGTCACCATGCCGCACGTGTTCGACGATCTCTTCGCGCAGACCGGTGGGCCGTCGGACCTCACGTTCGACCGGCTCCCGGTCGCGTGTCGCTACCGCTTTCCCGACGGCACCGAGCTGGACATGCCCGGTCGCGCGGAGGAGATCCCCGCCGCTCTGGACTCGGCGCTCGGAGCCGGTGCCGGTGCGCAGTGGTCCCGGTTCTCCGAGCGTGCCGAGCAGATCTGGGACGCCACCCACGAGGCGTTCCTCGAGTCGCCCATCGGCCCCCGCGAACTGGTGTCGCTGTCGCGACGGGTGGGTGACCTCCGCACCATCAGCCCGTGGTCGTCGCTGCGTGATCTGGGTCGGCAGTACCTCACCGATCCCCGGCTGGCGATGATGCTCGACCGCTACGCCACCTACACCGGCTCGGATCCGCGGCGCGCCCCGGCGGCCCTGGCCACGGTGCCGCACGTCGAGCAGCGCTGGGGATCGTGGCACGTTCCCGGTGGGCTGCACCGCATCGCCGAGGCGATCGCCGACCGCGCGACGTCGCTCGGAGCGGAGATCCGCACGGGTGTCACGGTGACCGGCGTGCGCGTCGAGAACGGACGCACCACCGGCGTCGACACCACACACGGACCCGTCGCGGCCGACATCGTCGTCGCGAACGCCGATGCCGAGCAGGTCTACCGATCTCTGGTCCCTGCCACGCGGCGCACCGCGCTCGCCCGGCGGCGCCTCGACGCGACCACCGCGAGCCTGTCCGGCTTCGTGATCCTGCTGGCTCTGCGGGACCGCGACGCCGACACCCCGCACCACCGGGTGCTGTTCCCGGACGACTACGACGCCGAGTTCGACGCCGTCTTCGGCACCCGCACGCGGCCGGCGCACCCTGCCGACGCCCCGACCGTGTACGTCAGCGCCCCCGACGATCCGGCTCTGCGCCCGGACGACGACACCGAGGCCTGGTTCGTCCTGGTGAACGCCGCGCGACACGGCACCGGTTCCTCGGCACTGGTCGACTGGGACGCTCCCGAACTGTCGGAGGGCTACGCCGACCGCATCCTCGACGTCATGGCGGCGCGCGGAGTGGACGTGCGCGAGCGGGTGCTGTGGCGGGAGATCATCTCGCCGGCAGATTTGATGCGCCGCACCATGACTCCGGGCGGGTCCATCTACGGAACGTCGTCCAACGGGGCGACGGCCGCGTTCCTGCGCCCCGCCAATCGCTCGCCGATCCCCGGCCTGTTCCTGGTCGGTGGATCGTCGCATCCCGGCGGCGGACTCCCGTTGGTGACGCTCTCGGCACAGATCGTCGACGAGCTGATCGCCGACGTCCTCTAG
- a CDS encoding HAD family hydrolase: MDESRERRLVDPEAAEKQVRRRIRNPLGPTAAQIRAKLAGEASADAAIALQAESAEAADDHVSTVPRDLTAAAFFDVDNTMVQGASIIHFARGLAARKYFTSKDVSEFAWQQIKFRVSGKENLGDVSTGREKALSFVEGRSTAEIVRLGEEIFDEIIADRIWAGTRALAQMHLDAGQQVWLVTATPVELASIIAKRLGLTGALGTVAESKDGVFTGRLVGDILHGRGKAHAVRTLAVREGLDLRRCTAYSDSHNDVPMLSLVGTAVAVNPDADLRELAKNRGWEIRDFRTGRKAAKIGVPTALALGAVGGGVAAVLGRRNV; encoded by the coding sequence ATGGACGAGTCGCGGGAACGTCGACTCGTCGACCCGGAGGCGGCCGAGAAGCAGGTCCGTCGACGGATCCGCAATCCCCTCGGCCCCACCGCCGCCCAGATCCGCGCCAAGCTCGCCGGCGAGGCGAGCGCCGATGCCGCCATCGCGCTGCAGGCCGAGAGCGCCGAGGCCGCCGACGACCACGTCAGTACGGTTCCGCGTGATCTCACAGCCGCCGCGTTCTTCGACGTCGACAACACGATGGTGCAGGGCGCGTCGATCATCCACTTCGCCCGCGGGCTCGCGGCCCGCAAGTACTTCACGTCCAAGGACGTCTCCGAGTTCGCCTGGCAGCAGATCAAGTTCCGGGTGAGCGGCAAGGAGAACCTGGGCGACGTCAGCACCGGCCGCGAGAAGGCACTGTCCTTCGTCGAGGGCCGCTCGACCGCGGAGATCGTGCGGCTCGGCGAGGAGATCTTCGACGAGATCATCGCCGACCGCATCTGGGCCGGCACCCGTGCTCTCGCGCAGATGCACCTCGACGCCGGCCAGCAGGTGTGGCTCGTCACCGCCACCCCGGTGGAGCTGGCGTCCATCATCGCCAAACGCCTCGGCCTGACCGGCGCGTTGGGCACCGTCGCCGAGAGCAAGGACGGCGTCTTCACCGGGCGCCTCGTCGGCGACATCCTGCACGGTCGCGGCAAGGCCCACGCCGTGCGGACCCTCGCCGTGCGCGAGGGCCTCGACCTGCGACGCTGCACCGCCTACTCCGACAGCCACAACGACGTACCGATGCTGTCCCTCGTCGGGACGGCCGTCGCGGTCAATCCCGACGCGGACCTGCGCGAGCTCGCGAAGAACCGCGGGTGGGAGATCCGCGACTTCCGCACCGGCCGCAAGGCCGCCAAGATCGGCGTCCCCACCGCTCTCGCACTCGGTGCCGTCGGCGGCGGCGTCGCCGCGGTGCTCGGCCGACGCAACGTATGA
- a CDS encoding glutaredoxin family protein codes for MTSPVRTVTLLTRAGCGACDAALRVLVPLCAEYGVACESVDVDAVAAQDPDLRAEYGDRLPVVLLDGREHSYWDVDVPRLRRDLEN; via the coding sequence ATGACCAGCCCGGTACGCACCGTGACGTTGCTGACACGCGCCGGATGCGGGGCGTGCGACGCCGCCCTGCGCGTGCTCGTTCCCCTGTGTGCGGAGTACGGCGTGGCCTGCGAGTCGGTCGACGTCGACGCGGTGGCCGCGCAGGACCCTGACCTGCGGGCGGAGTACGGGGACCGGCTGCCGGTGGTGCTGCTGGACGGCCGCGAACACAGCTACTGGGACGTCGACGTGCCCCGGCTGCGGCGCGATCTGGAGAACTGA
- a CDS encoding redox-sensing transcriptional repressor Rex, with protein sequence MPVIRRAVGRGAFDVTSQRRLPGVGIARSGAVSDSGRDGGAVSRDGGAVSRAVPQATVTRFAGYLRVLSSLTDTRVMIVSSEDLATAAGVGSATLRKDLSFLGPMGVRGVGYDVARLRARIELALGLDRGHRVVLVGTGNLGTALVGYDGFSRRGFTMVALFDSDPAVVGREITVGNADDGYSQLTVLHVDRLVEVAAELGATVGVVATPDAAAQSAVDALVEADIDCILSFASTDPVTPPHVDLRRVDLAVELQVLSFANAHKAPRIRPARPVCRDPRTVTPASRNGSVIAP encoded by the coding sequence ATGCCTGTCATCAGGCGTGCCGTCGGACGAGGAGCCTTCGACGTGACCTCACAACGCCGCCTGCCCGGCGTCGGTATCGCGCGCTCCGGCGCCGTGTCCGACTCCGGCCGCGACGGTGGTGCTGTGTCTCGTGACGGTGGTGCGGTCTCTCGCGCTGTGCCCCAGGCTACGGTCACCCGATTCGCGGGGTATCTCCGGGTACTGAGTTCGCTGACCGACACCCGAGTGATGATCGTCTCGAGCGAGGACCTCGCGACGGCCGCCGGGGTCGGTTCGGCCACGCTGCGCAAGGACCTCTCGTTCCTCGGCCCGATGGGCGTGCGCGGAGTGGGATACGACGTCGCTCGCCTGCGGGCGCGCATCGAGCTGGCGCTCGGTCTGGATCGCGGTCACCGCGTCGTGCTGGTGGGCACCGGCAACCTCGGCACCGCACTGGTCGGGTACGACGGGTTCAGTCGTCGCGGTTTCACGATGGTCGCCCTGTTCGACAGCGATCCGGCCGTCGTGGGCCGTGAGATCACCGTCGGCAACGCCGACGACGGCTACTCGCAGCTCACCGTTCTGCACGTCGATCGGCTGGTCGAGGTCGCCGCCGAGCTCGGCGCCACCGTCGGCGTCGTCGCCACGCCGGACGCTGCCGCCCAGTCCGCCGTCGACGCCCTCGTCGAGGCCGACATCGACTGCATCCTCAGTTTCGCGTCCACCGATCCGGTGACGCCCCCGCACGTCGATCTCCGCCGCGTCGATCTCGCCGTGGAGCTGCAGGTCCTCTCGTTCGCGAACGCCCACAAGGCACCGCGCATCCGTCCCGCCCGCCCGGTCTGTCGTGATCCCCGGACGGTCACCCCCGCTAGTAGAAACGGATCGGTGATAGCACCGTGA